TTTGATCGAAAATTTGAGCAAATCTTACAAATTTAATTTGAGCAATAATATTATTGAATTGGAAGTTTCGGATAATAAAATTTCAAATGTTTTTATGGATGAATTGCGAAAATCAAATATTAATATTCTAAGTTTTAGTCAGAAAAAAAGTTCGCTGGAAGATATGTTTATCAAATCAATTTCCGAGAAAAATAATAATGAATAATATTTTAACAATTTCCAATTTTACAATTAGAGAAGCAATTTCAAGAAAAATAATTGTAGCTTTTTTCGCAATTTCAACATTTACAATTATAATTTTTGCATTGTTATTCGGATTTGTATCGGCAGAAAATTTCACTCAAATGAACTCAAAAAATATGCCTTTGGATGAAATGTCCGCCGAATTAGTAAAAGGTTTAAAGTTAATTGTTGTTGCTCCACTTTTTGGTGGAGGATTATTTTTATCAATTTTCTCAGCATCAAGTTTTATTCCCAATATGTTGGAAAAGGGAAATATTGATTTACTTCTTTCCAAACCAATTTCACGCACTCAAATAATTTTAGGAAAATTTCTTGGCGGAGTTTTAATCGTTTTTATAAATATTGCTTATTTAATTATATCACTTTGGATTTTAATCGGACTTAAATTTTCAATTTGGGAACCAAGTTTACTTCATAGTATTTTAACAATTACCTTTACATTTGCCTCACTTTATTCACTAATAATTTTTATTGGAATTTTAACACAAAGTTCAGTTTTAGCCATGATGCTTTCGTACTTAATATTTTTTATATTTTCGCCAATTTTAAGTGCAAGAGATTCAATCGGTTATTTTTTTAATAACAAAATCATTAGTTATATAATGGAAGGTCTATATTATATAATTCCGAAAACATCAGAACTTGGCTCAATTACAACTGAACTTTCTTTGGGTTACGGAATTGAAGATTTTCAGCCAATTTTAACTTCGTTAGCATTTTTAATTCTCGTTCTATACTTCAGTATTATCATTTTTAGTAAAAAAGATTATTAATTCATCGAATATTTAATAATT
The nucleotide sequence above comes from Ignavibacteriota bacterium. Encoded proteins:
- a CDS encoding ABC transporter permease is translated as MNNILTISNFTIREAISRKIIVAFFAISTFTIIIFALLFGFVSAENFTQMNSKNMPLDEMSAELVKGLKLIVVAPLFGGGLFLSIFSASSFIPNMLEKGNIDLLLSKPISRTQIILGKFLGGVLIVFINIAYLIISLWILIGLKFSIWEPSLLHSILTITFTFASLYSLIIFIGILTQSSVLAMMLSYLIFFIFSPILSARDSIGYFFNNKIISYIMEGLYYIIPKTSELGSITTELSLGYGIEDFQPILTSLAFLILVLYFSIIIFSKKDY